A part of Dama dama isolate Ldn47 chromosome Y, ASM3311817v1, whole genome shotgun sequence genomic DNA contains:
- the LOC133053590 gene encoding chromodomain Y-like protein isoform X1 translates to MASEELYEVERIIDKRQNKKGKTEYVVQWKGYGREDATWEPEQHLVNCEECIHDFNWQHTGKQKEGTLTIAKWTSPNNGQNQISRSTNSSFSKAAPKALVVGKEHEAKSSPLFTASQKFQESSARGLATYKNMDLARLGNRILVPKSPIKSGTVLDSFQDESPENPDPMVQGPEDTVGPEAAAEKWIGALLSLGAEQVMMGSRPWIHPLLPQASGPVKAAMATGLAMKGNGTSDLVDALPVNCTRPLLTSVMGMKAGKKFMKDRRDQPFNKQLRFSVRQRESAYRYRDIVVQKQDGFTHILLSTKSSENNSLNPEVMKELQSALSMANADDSKLVLLSAVGSVFCCGLDFLYFIQRLPDDRKRESATMAEAIRNFVNSFIQFKKPIVVAVNGPAIGLGASILPLCDVVWANEKAWFQTPYTTFGQSPDGCSTVMFPKIMGGASTNEMLFRGRKLTAQEACSKGLVSQVFWLGTFTQEVMVRIKELTSCNRVVLEESKALVHCNMRLKLERANERECEVLKKIWGSAQGIDSMLKYLKSKMDDF, encoded by the coding sequence ATGGCCTCCGAGGAGCTGTATGAGGTTGAAAGGATCATTGACAAGAGGcaaaacaagaaagggaagaCGGAGTATGTGGTTCAGTGGAAAGGCTATGGCAGGGAGGATGCCACATGGGAGCCAGAGCAGCACCTGGTGAACTGTGAGGAGTGCATCCACGACTTTAACTGGCAGCACACCGGGAAGCAGAAGGAGGGCACCCTCACTATAGCCAAGTGGACCTCCCCAAACAATGGCCAGAATCAGATCTCCAGATCCACCAACAGCAGCTTCTCCAAGGCCGCCCCCAAGGCCCTAGTGGTGGGCAAGGAGCACGAGGCCAAGAGCAGCCCGCTGTTTACTGCCAGCCAGAAGTTCCAGGAGAGCTCTGCACGGGGCCTGGCCACCTACAAGAACATGGACCTGGCCCGGTTGGGCAACAGGATTCTCGTGCCCAAGAGCCCCATAAAGAGTGGGACTGTGCTGGACAGCTTTCAGGACGAGAGCCCCGAGAATCCGGACCCCATGGTGCAGGGGCCAGAAGACACAGTGGGCCCAGAGGCAGCGGCCGAGAAGTGGATCGGGGCCctactgagcctgggggcagagCAGGTGATGATGGGGAGCCGGCCCTGGATACACCCATTGTTGCCACAGGCGTCGGGCCCCGTGAAGGCCGCCATGGCCACAGGGCTGGCCATGAAAGGGAATGGCACGTCCGATTTGGTGGACGCACTGCCAGTCAACTGCACGAGGCCCCTGCTGACGTCAGTCATGGGCATGAAAGCTGGGAAGAAGTTCATGAAGGACAGGCGAGACCAGCCCTTTAACAAGCAGCTGCGCTTCAGTGTGCGGCAGAGGGAGAGCGCCTACAGGTACCGGGACATTGTGGTCCAGAAGCAGGACggcttcacccacatcctgctATCCACCAAGTCATCCGAGAACAACTCGCTGAACCCGGAGGTGATGAAGGAGCTGCAGAGCGCGCTGAGCATGGCCAACGCCGACGACAGCAAGCTGGTGTTGCTCAGCGCCGTGGGCAGTGTCTTCTGCTGCGGCCTGGACTTCCTCTACTTCATCCAGCGCCTGCCAGATGACCGCAAGAGGGAGAGCGCCACAATGGCCGAGGCCATCAGAAACTTCGTGAACAGCTTCATCCAGTTCAAGAAGCCTATTGTCGTAGCTGTGAATGGCCCAGCCATTGGGCTAGGAGCATCCATCCTGCCTCTCTGTGATGTGGTCTGGGCCAACGAAAAGGCATGGTTCCAGACGCCCTATACCACCTTCGGACAGAGTCCAGACGGCTGTTCCACCGTCATGTTCCCCAAGATTATGGGAGGAGCATCTACCAACGAAATGCTGTTCAGAGGGCGGAAGCTAACAGCACAGGAGGCGTGCAGCAAAGGGCTGGTCTCCCAGGTGTTCTGGCTGGGGACCTTCACCCAGGAAGTCATGGTTCGCATCAAGGAGCTCACCTCTTGCAACCGCGTCGTGCTGGAGGAATCCAAGGCCCTTGTGCACTGCAACATGAGGCTGAAGCTAGAGCGGGCCAATGAGCGGGAGTGTGAGGTGCTCAAGAAGATATGGGGCTCCGCGCAGGGCATCGACTCCATGCTCAAGTACCTGAAGAGCAAGATGGACGATTTCTGA
- the LOC133053590 gene encoding chromodomain Y-like protein isoform X2: MASEELYEVERIIDKRQNKKGKTEYVVQWKGYGREDATWEPEQHLVNCEECIHDFNWQHTGKQKEGTLTIAKWTSPNNGQNQISRSTNSSFSKAAPKALVVGKEHEAKSSPLFTASQKFQESSARGLATYKNMDLARLGNRILVPKSPIKSGTVLDSFQDESPENPDPMVQGPEDTVGPEAAAEKWIGALLSLGAEQVMMGSRPWIHPLLPQASGPVKAAMATGLAMKGNGTSDLKFMKDRRDQPFNKQLRFSVRQRESAYRYRDIVVQKQDGFTHILLSTKSSENNSLNPEVMKELQSALSMANADDSKLVLLSAVGSVFCCGLDFLYFIQRLPDDRKRESATMAEAIRNFVNSFIQFKKPIVVAVNGPAIGLGASILPLCDVVWANEKAWFQTPYTTFGQSPDGCSTVMFPKIMGGASTNEMLFRGRKLTAQEACSKGLVSQVFWLGTFTQEVMVRIKELTSCNRVVLEESKALVHCNMRLKLERANERECEVLKKIWGSAQGIDSMLKYLKSKMDDF; the protein is encoded by the exons ATGGCCTCCGAGGAGCTGTATGAGGTTGAAAGGATCATTGACAAGAGGcaaaacaagaaagggaagaCGGAGTATGTGGTTCAGTGGAAAGGCTATGGCAGGGAGGATGCCACATGGGAGCCAGAGCAGCACCTGGTGAACTGTGAGGAGTGCATCCACGACTTTAACTGGCAGCACACCGGGAAGCAGAAGGAGGGCACCCTCACTATAGCCAAGTGGACCTCCCCAAACAATGGCCAGAATCAGATCTCCAGATCCACCAACAGCAGCTTCTCCAAGGCCGCCCCCAAGGCCCTAGTGGTGGGCAAGGAGCACGAGGCCAAGAGCAGCCCGCTGTTTACTGCCAGCCAGAAGTTCCAGGAGAGCTCTGCACGGGGCCTGGCCACCTACAAGAACATGGACCTGGCCCGGTTGGGCAACAGGATTCTCGTGCCCAAGAGCCCCATAAAGAGTGGGACTGTGCTGGACAGCTTTCAGGACGAGAGCCCCGAGAATCCGGACCCCATGGTGCAGGGGCCAGAAGACACAGTGGGCCCAGAGGCAGCGGCCGAGAAGTGGATCGGGGCCctactgagcctgggggcagagCAGGTGATGATGGGGAGCCGGCCCTGGATACACCCATTGTTGCCACAGGCGTCGGGCCCCGTGAAGGCCGCCATGGCCACAGGGCTGGCCATGAAAGGGAATGGCACGTCCGATTTG AAGTTCATGAAGGACAGGCGAGACCAGCCCTTTAACAAGCAGCTGCGCTTCAGTGTGCGGCAGAGGGAGAGCGCCTACAGGTACCGGGACATTGTGGTCCAGAAGCAGGACggcttcacccacatcctgctATCCACCAAGTCATCCGAGAACAACTCGCTGAACCCGGAGGTGATGAAGGAGCTGCAGAGCGCGCTGAGCATGGCCAACGCCGACGACAGCAAGCTGGTGTTGCTCAGCGCCGTGGGCAGTGTCTTCTGCTGCGGCCTGGACTTCCTCTACTTCATCCAGCGCCTGCCAGATGACCGCAAGAGGGAGAGCGCCACAATGGCCGAGGCCATCAGAAACTTCGTGAACAGCTTCATCCAGTTCAAGAAGCCTATTGTCGTAGCTGTGAATGGCCCAGCCATTGGGCTAGGAGCATCCATCCTGCCTCTCTGTGATGTGGTCTGGGCCAACGAAAAGGCATGGTTCCAGACGCCCTATACCACCTTCGGACAGAGTCCAGACGGCTGTTCCACCGTCATGTTCCCCAAGATTATGGGAGGAGCATCTACCAACGAAATGCTGTTCAGAGGGCGGAAGCTAACAGCACAGGAGGCGTGCAGCAAAGGGCTGGTCTCCCAGGTGTTCTGGCTGGGGACCTTCACCCAGGAAGTCATGGTTCGCATCAAGGAGCTCACCTCTTGCAACCGCGTCGTGCTGGAGGAATCCAAGGCCCTTGTGCACTGCAACATGAGGCTGAAGCTAGAGCGGGCCAATGAGCGGGAGTGTGAGGTGCTCAAGAAGATATGGGGCTCCGCGCAGGGCATCGACTCCATGCTCAAGTACCTGAAGAGCAAGATGGACGATTTCTGA